One window of Amaranthus tricolor cultivar Red isolate AtriRed21 chromosome 13, ASM2621246v1, whole genome shotgun sequence genomic DNA carries:
- the LOC130797433 gene encoding adenylate kinase 5, chloroplastic isoform X2, whose product MLMNQVSCSSRPTNYSSTLPTCCLPTNGISLFPSQSSFLLSSPSFSCRNFAIGIRNSPKKFFQFKFGVVHISTGDLLRAEVAAETEIGIKAKEYMNTGRLVPDEIVTAMVRARLSLQDVKEKGWLLDGYPRTAAQAQSLEEVGIRPDVYVVLEVPDEILINRCVGRRLDPMTGKIYHINNFPPETEEVKARLVTRPDDTEEKVRSRLEIYKRNVEAVLATYIKVMKKINGNRTKDVIFEEISSILTQLQNEKVKAATTGIAVIKSSSSNLAPPNQLKWRGIPTRLNNIPHSREIREYFYDDVLQATQRAINDGKTRLKVEISIPELNPATDVYRIGTLMELIRVIALTYADDGKRVKVCVQGSMGEGALAGMPLQLAGTRKILEFMDWGDYEAKGTFINIGSIGSEEVGEQDDMFILVAPQNAVGNCIIDDLRAMTDAAGSRPVILINPRLKDVPGSSGIMQTMGRDKRLEYAASFESCYSFRLLYYAGTQYPIMGALRMSYPFPYEVYKRVDEAPGKEKYVMLSTFEKKPTPDDINNAFLGKPREVKNTSSFWGFLSGILS is encoded by the exons ATGTTAATGAATCAAGTATCCTGTTCTTCTCGCCCAACAAATTATTCTTCTACACTTCCTACTTGCTGTCTTCCTACAAATGGTATCTCATTATTTCCTTCTCAATCTTCTTTTCTGTTGTCTTCTCCTTCTTTTTCTTGCCGGAATTTCGCAATTGGAATCCGAAATTCTCCTAAGAAATTCTTTCAATTTAAG TTCGGAGTGGTTCACATATCAACTGGAGACCTTCTTAGGGCAGAAGTTGCAGCTGAGACTGAGATTGGAATCAAAGCAAAGGAGTACATGAACACAGGCCGTCTTGTTCCTGATGAAATCGTCACAGCT ATGGTTCGAGCACGGCTTTCACTTCAAGATGTTAAGGAGAAAGGTTGGCTTCTTGATGGCTATCCAAGAACTGCAGCTCAAGCTCAGAGTCTTGAGGAAGTTGGGATCAGACCAGATGTCTATGTTGTGCTCGAG GTTCCTGATGAAATTCTGATCAACAGATGTGTTGGCAGACGCCTTGATCCAATGACCGGAAAGATTTACCACATTAACAATTTTCCTCCGGAGACAGAGGAAGTTAAAGCAAGACTTGTCACGCGCCCTGATGATACTGAGGAAAAA GTAAGATCTCGTCTCGagatatataaaagaaatgtaGAGGCAGTCTTGGCAACCTATATCAAAGTAATGAAAAAG ATCAATGGAAATCGCACAAAAGACGTAATTTTCGAAGAAATAAGTTCGATATTGACCCAATTGCAGAATGAGAAAGTGAAGGCTGCTACAACAG GCATTGCAGTAATAAAAAGTAGCAGTTCCAATCTTGCACCTCCAAACCAG TTAAAGTGGAGAGGAATTCCTACAAGGTTGAATAACATTCCACATTCTAGGGAAATCAGGGAATATTTCTATGATGATGTACTGCAAGCCACGCAGAGAGCTATAAATGATGGGAAAACAAGGTTGAAG GTGGAGATCAGTATCCCGGAGCTGAACCCAGCAACG GATGTTTATAGAATTGGGACTTTAATGGAACTTATTCGAGTCATTGCTCTTACATACGCTGATGATGGAAAAAGAGTGAAG GTTTGTGTCCAAGGATCTATGGGTGAAGGTGCATTGGCAGGAATGCCTTTACAATTGGCTGGCACTAGGAAAATATTAGAGTTCATGGACTGGGGTGATTATGAGGCCAAAGGGACATTCATTAACATTGGCTCCATAG GTAGCGAAGAGGTTGGAGAACAAGATGACATGTTTATTCTAGTGGCTCCACAGAATGCTGTTGGAAATTGCATCATCGAT GACCTTAGAGCTATGACTGATGCTGCTGGGAGCCGTCCAGTTATTCTCATCAATCCTCGTCTCAAG GACGTCCCTGGTTCAAGTGGAATTATGCAG ACAATGGGTCGAGACAAGAGGTTAGAGTATGCAGCATCATTCGAGAGTTGCTACTCCTTTCGGCTTCTCTATTATGCAGGAACTCAATATCCAATCATGGGTGCTCTCAG AATGTCATATCCCTTCCCATATGAAGTATACAAGAGAGTTGATGAAGCTCCTGGAAAAGAGAAGTATGTCATGCTATCTACATTCGAGAAGAAACCAACTCCTGATGATATTAACAATGCATTTTTAGGGAAGCCAAG AGAAGTAAAGAATACATCTAGTTTCTG GGGTTTCTTAAGCGGAATTCTGAGTTGA
- the LOC130797433 gene encoding adenylate kinase 5, chloroplastic isoform X1, whose translation MLMNQVSCSSRPTNYSSTLPTCCLPTNGISLFPSQSSFLLSSPSFSCRNFAIGIRNSPKKFFQFKKLRVSCGTNEPLKVMISGAPASGKGTQCQSIVEMFGVVHISTGDLLRAEVAAETEIGIKAKEYMNTGRLVPDEIVTAMVRARLSLQDVKEKGWLLDGYPRTAAQAQSLEEVGIRPDVYVVLEVPDEILINRCVGRRLDPMTGKIYHINNFPPETEEVKARLVTRPDDTEEKVRSRLEIYKRNVEAVLATYIKVMKKINGNRTKDVIFEEISSILTQLQNEKVKAATTGIAVIKSSSSNLAPPNQLKWRGIPTRLNNIPHSREIREYFYDDVLQATQRAINDGKTRLKVEISIPELNPATDVYRIGTLMELIRVIALTYADDGKRVKVCVQGSMGEGALAGMPLQLAGTRKILEFMDWGDYEAKGTFINIGSIGSEEVGEQDDMFILVAPQNAVGNCIIDDLRAMTDAAGSRPVILINPRLKDVPGSSGIMQTMGRDKRLEYAASFESCYSFRLLYYAGTQYPIMGALRMSYPFPYEVYKRVDEAPGKEKYVMLSTFEKKPTPDDINNAFLGKPREVKNTSSFWGFLSGILS comes from the exons ATGTTAATGAATCAAGTATCCTGTTCTTCTCGCCCAACAAATTATTCTTCTACACTTCCTACTTGCTGTCTTCCTACAAATGGTATCTCATTATTTCCTTCTCAATCTTCTTTTCTGTTGTCTTCTCCTTCTTTTTCTTGCCGGAATTTCGCAATTGGAATCCGAAATTCTCCTAAGAAATTCTTTCAATTTAAG AAATTGCGGGTGAGTTGCGGAACAAATGAGCCACTCAAGGTTATGATTTCAGGGGCTCCGGCTTCTGGCAAAGGAACTCAATGCCAATCGATTGTCGAAATG TTCGGAGTGGTTCACATATCAACTGGAGACCTTCTTAGGGCAGAAGTTGCAGCTGAGACTGAGATTGGAATCAAAGCAAAGGAGTACATGAACACAGGCCGTCTTGTTCCTGATGAAATCGTCACAGCT ATGGTTCGAGCACGGCTTTCACTTCAAGATGTTAAGGAGAAAGGTTGGCTTCTTGATGGCTATCCAAGAACTGCAGCTCAAGCTCAGAGTCTTGAGGAAGTTGGGATCAGACCAGATGTCTATGTTGTGCTCGAG GTTCCTGATGAAATTCTGATCAACAGATGTGTTGGCAGACGCCTTGATCCAATGACCGGAAAGATTTACCACATTAACAATTTTCCTCCGGAGACAGAGGAAGTTAAAGCAAGACTTGTCACGCGCCCTGATGATACTGAGGAAAAA GTAAGATCTCGTCTCGagatatataaaagaaatgtaGAGGCAGTCTTGGCAACCTATATCAAAGTAATGAAAAAG ATCAATGGAAATCGCACAAAAGACGTAATTTTCGAAGAAATAAGTTCGATATTGACCCAATTGCAGAATGAGAAAGTGAAGGCTGCTACAACAG GCATTGCAGTAATAAAAAGTAGCAGTTCCAATCTTGCACCTCCAAACCAG TTAAAGTGGAGAGGAATTCCTACAAGGTTGAATAACATTCCACATTCTAGGGAAATCAGGGAATATTTCTATGATGATGTACTGCAAGCCACGCAGAGAGCTATAAATGATGGGAAAACAAGGTTGAAG GTGGAGATCAGTATCCCGGAGCTGAACCCAGCAACG GATGTTTATAGAATTGGGACTTTAATGGAACTTATTCGAGTCATTGCTCTTACATACGCTGATGATGGAAAAAGAGTGAAG GTTTGTGTCCAAGGATCTATGGGTGAAGGTGCATTGGCAGGAATGCCTTTACAATTGGCTGGCACTAGGAAAATATTAGAGTTCATGGACTGGGGTGATTATGAGGCCAAAGGGACATTCATTAACATTGGCTCCATAG GTAGCGAAGAGGTTGGAGAACAAGATGACATGTTTATTCTAGTGGCTCCACAGAATGCTGTTGGAAATTGCATCATCGAT GACCTTAGAGCTATGACTGATGCTGCTGGGAGCCGTCCAGTTATTCTCATCAATCCTCGTCTCAAG GACGTCCCTGGTTCAAGTGGAATTATGCAG ACAATGGGTCGAGACAAGAGGTTAGAGTATGCAGCATCATTCGAGAGTTGCTACTCCTTTCGGCTTCTCTATTATGCAGGAACTCAATATCCAATCATGGGTGCTCTCAG AATGTCATATCCCTTCCCATATGAAGTATACAAGAGAGTTGATGAAGCTCCTGGAAAAGAGAAGTATGTCATGCTATCTACATTCGAGAAGAAACCAACTCCTGATGATATTAACAATGCATTTTTAGGGAAGCCAAG AGAAGTAAAGAATACATCTAGTTTCTG GGGTTTCTTAAGCGGAATTCTGAGTTGA
- the LOC130797433 gene encoding adenylate kinase 5, chloroplastic isoform X3 yields MKSSQLWFEHGFHFKMLRRKVGFLMAIQELQLKLRVLRKLGSDQMSMLCSRCVGRRLDPMTGKIYHINNFPPETEEVKARLVTRPDDTEEKVRSRLEIYKRNVEAVLATYIKVMKKINGNRTKDVIFEEISSILTQLQNEKVKAATTGIAVIKSSSSNLAPPNQLKWRGIPTRLNNIPHSREIREYFYDDVLQATQRAINDGKTRLKVEISIPELNPATDVYRIGTLMELIRVIALTYADDGKRVKVCVQGSMGEGALAGMPLQLAGTRKILEFMDWGDYEAKGTFINIGSIGSEEVGEQDDMFILVAPQNAVGNCIIDDLRAMTDAAGSRPVILINPRLKDVPGSSGIMQTMGRDKRLEYAASFESCYSFRLLYYAGTQYPIMGALRMSYPFPYEVYKRVDEAPGKEKYVMLSTFEKKPTPDDINNAFLGKPREVKNTSSFWGFLSGILS; encoded by the exons ATGAAATCGTCACAGCT ATGGTTCGAGCACGGCTTTCACTTCAAGATGTTAAGGAGAAAGGTTGGCTTCTTGATGGCTATCCAAGAACTGCAGCTCAAGCTCAGAGTCTTGAGGAAGTTGGGATCAGACCAGATGTCTATGTTGTGCTCGAG ATGTGTTGGCAGACGCCTTGATCCAATGACCGGAAAGATTTACCACATTAACAATTTTCCTCCGGAGACAGAGGAAGTTAAAGCAAGACTTGTCACGCGCCCTGATGATACTGAGGAAAAA GTAAGATCTCGTCTCGagatatataaaagaaatgtaGAGGCAGTCTTGGCAACCTATATCAAAGTAATGAAAAAG ATCAATGGAAATCGCACAAAAGACGTAATTTTCGAAGAAATAAGTTCGATATTGACCCAATTGCAGAATGAGAAAGTGAAGGCTGCTACAACAG GCATTGCAGTAATAAAAAGTAGCAGTTCCAATCTTGCACCTCCAAACCAG TTAAAGTGGAGAGGAATTCCTACAAGGTTGAATAACATTCCACATTCTAGGGAAATCAGGGAATATTTCTATGATGATGTACTGCAAGCCACGCAGAGAGCTATAAATGATGGGAAAACAAGGTTGAAG GTGGAGATCAGTATCCCGGAGCTGAACCCAGCAACG GATGTTTATAGAATTGGGACTTTAATGGAACTTATTCGAGTCATTGCTCTTACATACGCTGATGATGGAAAAAGAGTGAAG GTTTGTGTCCAAGGATCTATGGGTGAAGGTGCATTGGCAGGAATGCCTTTACAATTGGCTGGCACTAGGAAAATATTAGAGTTCATGGACTGGGGTGATTATGAGGCCAAAGGGACATTCATTAACATTGGCTCCATAG GTAGCGAAGAGGTTGGAGAACAAGATGACATGTTTATTCTAGTGGCTCCACAGAATGCTGTTGGAAATTGCATCATCGAT GACCTTAGAGCTATGACTGATGCTGCTGGGAGCCGTCCAGTTATTCTCATCAATCCTCGTCTCAAG GACGTCCCTGGTTCAAGTGGAATTATGCAG ACAATGGGTCGAGACAAGAGGTTAGAGTATGCAGCATCATTCGAGAGTTGCTACTCCTTTCGGCTTCTCTATTATGCAGGAACTCAATATCCAATCATGGGTGCTCTCAG AATGTCATATCCCTTCCCATATGAAGTATACAAGAGAGTTGATGAAGCTCCTGGAAAAGAGAAGTATGTCATGCTATCTACATTCGAGAAGAAACCAACTCCTGATGATATTAACAATGCATTTTTAGGGAAGCCAAG AGAAGTAAAGAATACATCTAGTTTCTG GGGTTTCTTAAGCGGAATTCTGAGTTGA